The following proteins come from a genomic window of Ilumatobacter coccineus YM16-304:
- a CDS encoding NADH-quinone oxidoreductase subunit N has protein sequence MNFMTSVLAQAEQIVHPEVGWFALSPMIVMVAGALVLMVAGALTPQWPKGLYAAASATIAGAAAVLAMVNWDDISDEGTSTLVAGAIAFDTFAMISTITIAVAVVLVSMLTDNAIRNTPNDGPEVYALYLVAAVGGIVMASANDLIVLFLGLETLSLALYVLAASNRRSDESAESGLKYFILGGFASAFFLYGIALVYGAVGSTNINEMVQALSLGFDENNDALALAGVALMMVGLGFKVAAAPFHVWTPDVYQGAPTQVTAFMASVGKTAAFGAIIRVLIVALPFYRDDWRPIIWVLAVLSLVIGSVLAVVQDNVKRMLAYSSVSHAGFLLVGVEAAAHTAGESNPGAGLPEVALYLLLYSVLVIGSFGVVTVITMQNGNDSSLSSFKGLAKRRPTLAIAFTVFLLAQAGVPFTSGFVAKFGVIQAAVEERSYAIAIIAMVSAVIAAFLYLRIMISMWLHDADEDAPTVSVPLSAALAIGSAAIFTIVVGLVPGWLIDATQTVTELAN, from the coding sequence ATGAACTTCATGACTTCCGTGCTCGCACAAGCTGAGCAGATCGTGCATCCCGAAGTCGGTTGGTTCGCGCTGTCCCCGATGATCGTCATGGTCGCCGGAGCACTGGTGCTCATGGTCGCCGGGGCGCTCACCCCGCAGTGGCCCAAGGGTCTGTACGCCGCAGCATCGGCCACGATCGCCGGCGCCGCTGCCGTGTTGGCGATGGTCAACTGGGACGACATCAGCGACGAGGGCACCTCGACGCTCGTCGCCGGTGCCATCGCCTTCGACACGTTCGCGATGATCTCGACCATCACGATCGCCGTCGCCGTCGTGTTGGTGTCGATGCTCACCGACAACGCGATCCGCAACACGCCAAACGACGGGCCCGAGGTCTACGCGCTCTATCTCGTCGCCGCCGTCGGTGGCATCGTCATGGCGTCGGCCAACGATCTCATCGTCCTGTTCCTCGGACTCGAGACGTTGTCGCTGGCGCTGTACGTGCTCGCTGCGTCGAACCGTCGCTCCGACGAGTCCGCCGAGTCGGGTCTCAAGTACTTCATCCTCGGTGGCTTCGCGTCGGCGTTCTTCCTCTACGGCATCGCGCTCGTCTACGGCGCCGTCGGCTCCACCAACATCAACGAGATGGTGCAGGCCCTGTCGCTCGGCTTCGACGAGAACAACGACGCGCTGGCCCTCGCTGGCGTCGCGTTGATGATGGTCGGCCTCGGCTTCAAGGTCGCGGCCGCTCCGTTCCACGTGTGGACGCCCGACGTCTACCAGGGCGCTCCGACCCAGGTGACGGCGTTCATGGCGTCGGTCGGCAAGACCGCAGCGTTCGGTGCGATCATCCGTGTGCTGATCGTGGCGCTGCCGTTCTACCGAGACGACTGGCGCCCGATCATCTGGGTGCTCGCCGTCCTGTCGCTGGTCATCGGTTCGGTGCTCGCTGTCGTCCAAGACAACGTCAAGCGCATGCTCGCCTACTCGTCGGTGTCGCATGCCGGTTTCCTGCTCGTCGGTGTCGAAGCCGCTGCGCACACCGCCGGCGAGTCGAACCCCGGTGCAGGGCTGCCCGAGGTGGCGCTGTACCTGCTGCTCTACTCGGTGCTCGTCATCGGTTCGTTCGGCGTGGTCACCGTCATCACGATGCAGAACGGCAACGATTCGTCGCTCTCCTCGTTCAAGGGCCTCGCCAAGCGGCGCCCGACGCTGGCGATCGCCTTCACCGTGTTCCTGCTCGCGCAGGCGGGTGTGCCGTTCACGTCGGGCTTCGTGGCGAAGTTCGGTGTGATCCAGGCAGCGGTCGAAGAGCGCAGCTACGCCATCGCGATCATCGCGATGGTCAGTGCGGTCATCGCCGCCTTCCTCTACCTGCGGATCATGATCAGCATGTGGCTGCACGACGCCGACGAGGATGCGCCGACGGTCAGCGTTCCGCTCAGCGCCGCGTTGGCGATCGGCTCCGCCGCGATCTTCACGATCGTGGTCGGCCTGGTTCCGGGTTGGCTCATCGACGCCACCCAGACCGTCACCGAACTCGCCAACTGA
- a CDS encoding nuclease-related domain-containing DEAD/DEAH box helicase → MAQFRPSLDELNHLVTPLNDGERETARALETLDDGWTVYIQPRVGPDLPDFIAVHDRFGVCAIEVKDWRPTLYRQRDDGVIEHRSHAGGWTACAEQPRYQAYRYRTSIFDNHFATPDQGQHPTEAVRAVVVFPQMSNEQARKLVEQPSVTDDEHGVAVWGGDGLRQSIDRIVRGRGCTTPVSSSLARLRRSLAESSILTELRQPARLSPDAANIERNPSNARIRRVRGAAGSGKSFGLAARAARLAADGKQVLVLSFNVTLTNYLRTLVNARCREYGANPTRVTCVSFHSLCRRIVDDAERTGVLTMRHPDVEWFDEIVLRAREACELGHAPRFDAVLIDEGQDFTLDWWNLLREHVVVDDGEMLLVADPTQDVYEKRSWTDEDQMLGAGFSGRWTKLSGSYRMPSDLTPIANAFAERFLPGEKLSGTCPEEDVADEGTSHSRSIRRWRNIDRPSDLGTEVGREVIRLLETNKGLVLSDIAFLLESHDDGIRAVHEIEAAGYRVNHAFGRTKAERGRRKHRFWPDADGIKGCTIHSFKGWETPTLVMGIGVSIGARRLAYVSMTRAKGNWTGAHSYVSVVNADLGIAPFQSTFEKWAAPVVTRLEAPAIA, encoded by the coding sequence GTGGCACAGTTCCGTCCGTCTCTCGATGAGCTCAATCATCTCGTCACGCCGCTGAACGACGGCGAACGTGAGACCGCGCGGGCGCTCGAGACGCTCGATGACGGTTGGACCGTCTACATCCAACCGCGTGTCGGCCCCGACCTTCCCGACTTCATCGCCGTCCACGACCGCTTCGGTGTGTGCGCGATCGAGGTCAAGGACTGGCGTCCGACGTTGTACCGACAACGAGACGACGGCGTCATCGAACACCGATCCCACGCCGGTGGCTGGACCGCGTGCGCGGAGCAGCCGCGGTATCAGGCATACCGCTACCGCACCAGCATCTTCGACAACCACTTCGCCACCCCCGACCAAGGGCAACACCCGACCGAGGCCGTGCGGGCCGTCGTCGTCTTTCCGCAGATGTCGAACGAGCAAGCACGCAAGCTCGTCGAACAGCCGTCGGTGACCGACGACGAGCACGGTGTCGCCGTGTGGGGCGGCGACGGTCTTCGCCAATCGATCGACCGGATCGTCCGTGGTCGCGGATGCACCACTCCCGTGTCGTCGTCATTGGCCCGATTGCGGCGCAGCCTGGCAGAGTCGTCGATCCTGACCGAACTTCGCCAACCAGCGCGACTCTCGCCGGACGCGGCCAACATCGAGCGCAACCCGTCCAACGCGCGAATCCGCCGGGTGCGAGGAGCGGCTGGATCGGGCAAGTCGTTCGGGCTCGCGGCGCGAGCGGCACGGCTCGCAGCCGACGGCAAGCAGGTCCTCGTGCTCAGCTTCAACGTCACGCTCACCAACTACCTCCGGACACTGGTCAACGCTCGCTGCCGGGAGTACGGAGCGAACCCGACACGGGTCACCTGCGTGAGCTTCCATTCGCTTTGTCGACGCATCGTCGACGATGCGGAGCGCACCGGTGTGCTGACGATGCGCCACCCCGACGTGGAGTGGTTCGACGAGATCGTCCTCCGCGCTCGCGAGGCGTGCGAACTCGGACACGCTCCTCGCTTCGACGCGGTACTCATCGACGAAGGCCAGGATTTCACGCTCGACTGGTGGAACCTCCTTCGTGAGCACGTCGTCGTCGACGACGGCGAGATGCTGCTCGTCGCCGACCCCACACAAGACGTGTACGAGAAGCGGTCGTGGACCGACGAGGATCAGATGCTCGGTGCTGGGTTCTCGGGACGCTGGACCAAGCTGTCCGGGTCGTACCGCATGCCCAGCGACCTCACCCCGATCGCCAACGCCTTCGCTGAGCGGTTCCTCCCAGGCGAGAAGCTCTCGGGAACGTGTCCCGAGGAAGACGTGGCCGACGAAGGCACCTCGCACTCACGATCGATTCGCCGCTGGCGCAACATCGACCGCCCGAGTGATCTCGGGACGGAGGTCGGCCGTGAGGTCATTCGACTCCTCGAAACGAACAAAGGGCTCGTTCTCTCCGACATCGCGTTCCTGCTCGAGAGCCATGACGACGGAATCCGTGCGGTCCACGAGATCGAGGCTGCCGGCTACCGGGTGAATCACGCCTTCGGCCGGACCAAGGCTGAGCGCGGGCGTCGGAAGCATCGCTTCTGGCCTGATGCCGATGGCATCAAAGGCTGCACGATCCACAGCTTCAAGGGCTGGGAGACCCCGACCCTCGTCATGGGCATCGGTGTGTCCATCGGCGCTCGCCGACTCGCCTACGTGTCGATGACCAGAGCCAAAGGCAACTGGACCGGGGCCCACTCGTACGTCTCGGTGGTCAACGCCGACCTCGGCATCGCGCCGTTCCAGTCGACCTTCGAGAAATGGGCGGCCCCTGTCGTCACCAGGCTCGAAGCACCGGCGATCGCCTGA
- a CDS encoding HNH endonuclease signature motif containing protein, with product MTPITIGRRAAGVAAVLADANAEREHVASALIDVRSIRAWADAQEAGLIAQLSRVDSFPEATIADTNRCSVGAATKTKERSDTLAATPTLADALAEGAITAGHVDAVTRGSKRLDDEQRAEFLDRADQLAGVAEHGTIEQFGKRLDLEIKKLQSDDGDDRLTRQKKNTRLSTWIDLDGMWNIRGKFDPVTGLRLANKLDAATQSLFAERVPEHCPTDPVEKNKFLAAHALAHLVDGKAGHAASGRPEFVAVIDADAPPSAAGPAVEFNIPVELPARVLADLAASADVIGIVVRNGVVLHAPGNLNLGRSTRLANRAQRRALRALYGSCAIPGCTTNYDRCKLHHVVWWRNGGRTDLDNLLPVCAVHHTKIHNDDWIIELGPNRELTLTLPDGRIRCTGPPGRQTAA from the coding sequence ATGACTCCGATCACCATCGGGAGGCGGGCGGCCGGTGTGGCTGCGGTGCTCGCTGATGCGAATGCCGAGCGCGAGCACGTCGCTTCGGCGTTGATCGATGTGCGTTCGATTCGGGCGTGGGCCGATGCACAGGAAGCCGGCTTGATCGCCCAGCTGTCACGGGTCGATTCGTTTCCCGAGGCGACCATTGCCGACACCAATCGCTGCTCGGTCGGTGCGGCCACCAAGACCAAAGAGCGATCCGACACCTTGGCCGCCACGCCCACGCTCGCCGATGCGCTCGCCGAGGGTGCGATCACCGCCGGTCACGTCGATGCGGTGACGCGTGGGTCGAAGCGGCTTGACGACGAGCAGCGCGCCGAGTTCTTGGACCGTGCTGATCAGCTCGCGGGTGTTGCCGAGCACGGCACGATCGAGCAGTTCGGCAAGCGGCTCGACCTGGAGATCAAGAAGCTGCAGTCCGACGACGGCGACGACCGGCTCACCCGCCAGAAGAAGAACACTCGACTGTCGACATGGATCGACCTCGACGGCATGTGGAACATCCGCGGCAAGTTCGACCCCGTCACCGGACTCCGCCTCGCCAACAAACTCGACGCTGCCACCCAATCCTTGTTCGCTGAGCGGGTGCCAGAGCACTGCCCGACCGACCCGGTCGAGAAGAACAAGTTCCTCGCCGCCCACGCACTCGCACACCTCGTCGACGGCAAGGCCGGCCACGCCGCGAGCGGCCGGCCCGAGTTCGTTGCGGTCATCGACGCCGATGCGCCTCCGTCCGCTGCCGGGCCTGCGGTCGAGTTCAACATCCCCGTCGAACTCCCAGCACGGGTGCTTGCCGACCTCGCCGCGAGCGCCGATGTGATCGGCATCGTCGTTCGCAACGGCGTTGTGCTCCACGCGCCAGGCAATCTGAATCTCGGTCGTTCGACTCGGCTCGCGAACCGGGCGCAGCGTCGAGCGCTACGAGCCCTGTACGGGTCGTGTGCCATTCCCGGCTGCACCACCAACTACGACCGCTGCAAACTCCACCACGTCGTGTGGTGGCGCAACGGGGGCCGCACCGATCTCGACAACTTGCTTCCCGTGTGCGCTGTGCACCACACCAAGATCCACAACGACGACTGGATCATCGAACTCGGACCGAACCGCGAGCTCACACTCACCCTCCCCGACGGTCGCATCCGCTGCACCGGCCCGCCAGGCCGACAAACCGCCGCCTGA
- a CDS encoding SRPBCC family protein has translation MPITSVTSDPDALTMTLVGDYACSVERLWNAWVDPRQIEKFWGPPEWPATFTRHDMVVGGRSDYFMTGPDGETSSGYWVVEAIEPQRRLVTRDGFTGDDGEANDDMPSMTMEMTFESTPDGSRFTSVTTFPSVDAMEQLVAMGMVEGATAAFGQMDAVLADLASFAAGSLDLTELDDTRVRASRVIRGTVEQVWQAHHDAALIRQWMLGPDGWTMPVCEPAVEVGDSYRYGWESDDGENAFGFEGTLLEADPPQRSVTTERMAGTDGPSTRNEMTLHPVDGGTLLTVVITYPTKELRDQILATGMADGIETSYARLEAIIAP, from the coding sequence ATGCCCATCACCTCTGTCACGTCCGACCCCGACGCGCTGACCATGACTCTCGTCGGCGACTACGCCTGCTCGGTCGAACGACTCTGGAACGCGTGGGTCGATCCGCGCCAGATCGAGAAGTTCTGGGGGCCGCCCGAGTGGCCCGCCACGTTCACGCGCCACGACATGGTCGTCGGCGGCCGCTCCGACTACTTCATGACCGGACCCGACGGCGAGACGTCGAGCGGGTACTGGGTGGTCGAGGCGATCGAGCCACAGCGTCGCCTCGTCACGCGCGACGGGTTCACCGGTGACGATGGCGAAGCCAACGATGACATGCCGTCGATGACCATGGAGATGACGTTCGAGAGCACGCCCGACGGCTCGCGCTTCACGTCGGTCACCACGTTCCCGAGCGTCGACGCGATGGAGCAGCTCGTGGCGATGGGCATGGTCGAGGGAGCGACGGCTGCGTTCGGTCAGATGGACGCCGTGCTCGCCGACCTCGCTTCGTTCGCCGCCGGCTCGCTCGATCTCACCGAACTCGACGACACCCGAGTGCGTGCGAGTCGGGTCATTCGCGGCACGGTCGAGCAGGTGTGGCAGGCGCACCACGACGCGGCGCTGATCCGTCAGTGGATGCTCGGCCCCGATGGTTGGACGATGCCGGTGTGCGAGCCGGCGGTCGAGGTCGGCGACTCCTATCGCTATGGCTGGGAGTCGGACGACGGCGAGAACGCCTTCGGATTCGAAGGGACACTGCTCGAGGCCGACCCGCCGCAGCGATCGGTCACCACCGAGCGCATGGCCGGCACCGACGGGCCCTCGACGCGCAATGAGATGACACTGCACCCTGTCGACGGCGGCACGTTGCTCACCGTGGTCATCACGTACCCGACGAAGGAGCTGCGCGATCAGATCCTCGCCACCGGGATGGCCGACGGGATCGAGACGTCGTACGCACGCCTCGAAGCGATCATCGCTCCCTGA
- a CDS encoding ArsR/SmtB family transcription factor, which yields MVVGTELSDEEVDRVFRALADRTRRDIVRRTLLGEASVSELAGDYDMSFAAVQKHVGVLAEAGLVTKHPNGRERIVRAAPDQIARARRLLTELEQLWHARFSQLDAVLAEPDA from the coding sequence ATGGTTGTAGGTACTGAACTGTCCGACGAGGAGGTCGACCGCGTCTTCCGGGCGCTGGCCGATCGGACGCGGCGCGACATCGTTCGCCGCACCCTCCTCGGCGAGGCCTCGGTGAGCGAGCTCGCCGGCGACTACGACATGAGCTTCGCCGCCGTGCAGAAGCACGTCGGGGTACTCGCCGAGGCCGGCCTCGTCACCAAGCACCCGAACGGGCGCGAACGAATCGTGCGCGCCGCGCCCGACCAGATCGCCCGCGCCCGCCGTCTCCTCACCGAACTCGAACAGCTGTGGCACGCACGCTTCAGCCAACTCGACGCCGTGCTCGCCGAGCCCGACGCCTGA
- a CDS encoding GGDEF domain-containing protein, whose amino-acid sequence MDSEPSGHQLLQERLGRRNVAMQVVRMFVGLTAAFVVARSLVELFFDTGANSNGRLAAELSIHLVLSLGALTVSSVIPIRNRNLEIAEIIASHQRHLQAHAKSQGFHRDVQQAFDMAETEDGLFEIAGDALAVAHAGPSEILVADSSQSHIDRSTVGNGHDAPGCGVSTPGSCPAVQRGQTLDFDDPNGLAACPRLRERSLPDGVRATCIPIAVLGAPAAVLHALQETPVDDRDLKIAKTQLEDAAVTFGARLGMIRAMRQSQLQADTDPLTGLLNRRATENLVRGLRRDDTPFAVAMADLDHFKQLNDTYGHDTGDRALRLFARVLQNTVRESDIVCRHGGEEFVIILPGATVITAAPVLHRLRERLADALGTATVPSFTTSLGLADSTTSHDFQEILDAADQALMRAKAEGRDRLVVGDSAAYDTAPLT is encoded by the coding sequence ATGGACTCCGAGCCCAGCGGGCATCAGCTTCTGCAGGAGCGGCTCGGTCGCCGCAACGTCGCCATGCAGGTGGTCCGCATGTTCGTCGGGTTGACCGCCGCGTTCGTCGTGGCCCGCAGCCTCGTCGAGCTGTTCTTCGACACCGGCGCGAACTCGAACGGGCGGCTCGCTGCCGAGCTGTCGATCCACCTCGTGCTCTCCCTCGGTGCGCTGACCGTGTCGTCGGTGATCCCGATCCGCAACCGCAACCTGGAGATCGCCGAGATCATCGCCAGCCACCAGCGGCACCTCCAAGCGCACGCCAAGTCGCAGGGTTTCCACCGCGACGTACAGCAGGCCTTCGACATGGCCGAGACGGAAGACGGGCTGTTCGAGATCGCCGGCGACGCGTTGGCGGTCGCTCATGCTGGACCGTCGGAGATCCTCGTGGCCGATTCGAGTCAGTCGCACATCGACCGCAGCACGGTCGGCAACGGGCACGACGCTCCTGGGTGTGGTGTGTCGACTCCCGGCTCGTGCCCGGCGGTGCAACGCGGGCAGACGCTCGACTTCGACGACCCGAACGGTCTGGCCGCGTGTCCGCGGCTGCGCGAGCGGAGCCTTCCCGACGGGGTACGTGCGACGTGCATTCCGATCGCCGTGCTCGGGGCTCCCGCCGCCGTGCTCCACGCGCTGCAGGAGACGCCGGTCGACGACCGTGACCTGAAGATCGCCAAGACCCAACTCGAGGATGCTGCGGTCACGTTCGGGGCCCGGCTCGGAATGATCCGAGCGATGCGGCAGTCGCAGTTGCAGGCCGACACCGATCCGCTCACCGGGCTGCTCAACCGGCGAGCGACCGAGAATCTGGTGCGGGGCCTGCGCCGCGACGACACACCCTTTGCCGTCGCCATGGCCGACCTCGACCACTTCAAGCAGCTGAACGACACCTACGGCCACGACACGGGCGACCGAGCCCTGCGACTGTTCGCGCGTGTGCTGCAGAACACGGTTCGCGAGAGCGACATCGTGTGCCGTCACGGCGGCGAGGAGTTCGTCATCATCCTTCCGGGTGCCACCGTGATCACCGCCGCTCCGGTGCTGCATCGACTTCGCGAGCGGTTGGCCGACGCGCTCGGCACGGCCACCGTCCCGTCGTTCACGACCAGCCTGGGGCTCGCCGATTCGACGACGAGTCACGACTTCCAAGAGATCCTCGATGCCGCCGATCAAGCGCTGATGCGGGCAAAGGCCGAAGGACGCGACCGCCTTGTGGTCGGCGACTCCGCCGCCTACGACACGGCGCCGCTCACCTGA
- a CDS encoding DUF1971 domain-containing protein produces the protein MELPEGLTLQRTTPTFDETTVPAALRKAHLVADGVWGRLVVASGSVGFVFDDDPDAVRTVSAGESQVIPPARPHHLVVDGPVALAVEFHR, from the coding sequence ATGGAACTTCCCGAGGGATTGACCCTGCAACGAACGACGCCGACGTTCGACGAGACGACGGTGCCTGCGGCGCTGCGCAAAGCACACCTCGTCGCCGACGGCGTGTGGGGTCGCCTCGTCGTGGCGTCGGGGTCGGTCGGGTTCGTGTTCGACGATGATCCCGACGCGGTGCGCACTGTGTCGGCCGGCGAGTCACAGGTGATTCCGCCGGCTCGCCCGCACCACCTCGTCGTCGACGGGCCGGTCGCCCTGGCCGTCGAGTTCCACCGCTGA
- a CDS encoding TM0106 family RecB-like putative nuclease has product MVALISPSKISAWLECTHTFTLHRLVESGELTFERGGLGEMANMLMAKGQAHEDAVLARYEAAGKSIFRVPEQERGESFEAWVARVGNPMADGWDVIYQMPLVHDGVRGVADFLIRVDDHYEAVDAKLARAEAKPGHVLQLCFYADAVEALTGARGEHIHLELGSGVLETIRLAEVDPYWRRIRGALWRALEKPSKTVAEKCSHCDFCEFHQVCNDEWRAADSLVFVAGARRADRDALAASDIDTMAALANATRAPADVDPDRFAKLADQARLQIESRGAEGGRPVFEPLVDASGWAELPEPDEGDIFLDFEGHPFWSPEEGLFFLFGLIQRVSSDPEDWEFVEFWAHDRDEEAAATAALIDHIVARRAEYPGMHVYHYNHTERTSLQRLTTDHGVRELVLEQLIATGAFVDLFPIVTGSIMLGAESYGLKHVELLTEYERGHDIDQGAGAVVEYERWMTDADPETLRRIADYNEDDVRATRDVRDWLVAQRPADAAWRPAVLDVIEHDEERDQRIEALHAFGPGTPEHLMGDLLGYWRRERRAVAADVYRLAVADVADRREAPSAIVDLEFQELEDQFNARGKKRKWPAAVFTFPEQPIDLDIGRGSDLIVALSEQEWVFYKVEAIDHDARELRLTWTRDHQESGAMPTSLVHWVWFNEGAKLDALETLGDQMLAGAANSPAHALLRREPPRFTAGHGPASGVFAPDVADISQWAQHLDVSVVPVQGPPGTGKTYTGARLIRALVKSGKRVGVTAMSHLAIENLMRAVVEHFVEEGDLDGLRAVHKNNGGHVESISYVNDNASVADGPYDIIGGTSWLFASTAMRNAPVDVLVVDEAGQLGLADTMAAAISASSVILLGDPQQLPQVSQATHPNGSGASALSHLLDGEATIGPDRGVFLDTTWRMHSDVSGFISDITYEGRLGVDPSCDAQSTEIGGTGLRWLRATHNGCSTSSEVEAQLIAEKIRWLMNTPWTDQYGNVEKLRPKDFMVVAPYNDQVHLIDEVFSSHKRLAKVDVGTVDKFQGREAAVVFFSMATSSSDQMSRAADFLFSRNRLNVAISRARCLAYLVCTESLLSTRAKSVDDMKLIGSLCAFVERADEV; this is encoded by the coding sequence GTGGTCGCCCTCATCTCCCCATCCAAGATCTCTGCATGGCTGGAGTGCACGCACACGTTCACGTTGCACCGACTCGTCGAGTCGGGCGAGTTGACGTTCGAACGTGGCGGCCTCGGCGAGATGGCCAACATGCTCATGGCCAAAGGCCAGGCGCACGAAGACGCCGTGCTGGCCCGCTACGAAGCCGCCGGCAAGTCGATCTTCCGAGTCCCCGAGCAGGAACGCGGCGAGAGCTTCGAGGCGTGGGTGGCCCGCGTCGGCAACCCGATGGCCGACGGCTGGGACGTCATCTACCAGATGCCGCTCGTCCACGACGGTGTGCGTGGCGTCGCCGACTTCCTCATCCGCGTCGATGACCACTACGAAGCGGTCGACGCGAAACTGGCCCGCGCCGAAGCCAAGCCCGGCCATGTGCTGCAACTCTGCTTCTACGCCGACGCGGTCGAAGCGCTCACCGGAGCACGCGGCGAACACATCCATCTCGAACTCGGGTCGGGCGTCCTCGAGACGATTCGACTGGCCGAAGTCGACCCGTACTGGCGCCGCATCCGCGGCGCGCTGTGGCGGGCGCTGGAGAAGCCGTCGAAGACGGTCGCCGAGAAGTGCAGCCACTGCGATTTCTGCGAATTCCACCAGGTGTGCAACGACGAGTGGCGCGCCGCCGACTCGTTGGTCTTCGTCGCAGGGGCTCGACGCGCCGACCGCGACGCCCTGGCCGCGTCCGACATCGACACGATGGCCGCACTCGCGAACGCGACCCGAGCCCCCGCCGACGTCGACCCCGATCGCTTCGCCAAGCTCGCCGACCAGGCCCGACTCCAGATCGAGTCGCGCGGTGCCGAGGGTGGGCGGCCCGTCTTCGAACCCCTCGTCGACGCATCGGGCTGGGCCGAACTGCCCGAGCCCGACGAGGGCGACATCTTCCTCGACTTCGAAGGCCACCCGTTCTGGTCACCGGAGGAGGGACTGTTCTTCCTCTTCGGGCTGATCCAGCGCGTGTCGTCCGATCCCGAAGACTGGGAGTTCGTCGAGTTCTGGGCGCACGACCGTGACGAAGAGGCGGCCGCCACCGCAGCCCTGATCGATCACATCGTCGCCCGCCGAGCCGAGTACCCGGGCATGCACGTGTACCACTACAACCACACCGAGCGCACCTCACTGCAGCGCCTCACGACCGACCACGGCGTCCGCGAACTCGTGCTCGAACAACTCATCGCGACCGGCGCGTTCGTCGACCTGTTCCCGATCGTGACCGGATCGATCATGCTCGGCGCCGAGTCGTACGGGCTCAAGCACGTCGAACTGCTCACCGAATACGAGCGCGGGCACGACATCGACCAGGGCGCTGGCGCCGTCGTCGAGTACGAGCGGTGGATGACCGACGCCGACCCCGAGACGCTTCGCCGCATCGCCGACTACAACGAAGACGACGTGCGCGCCACCCGCGACGTGCGCGACTGGCTGGTGGCGCAACGCCCCGCCGACGCGGCATGGCGCCCGGCCGTGCTCGACGTGATCGAGCACGACGAGGAACGCGACCAGCGGATCGAGGCGCTTCACGCGTTCGGCCCCGGCACCCCCGAACATCTCATGGGCGACCTGCTCGGCTACTGGCGTCGTGAGCGGCGGGCCGTCGCCGCCGACGTCTACCGCCTCGCCGTCGCCGATGTGGCCGACCGTCGCGAGGCGCCCAGCGCGATCGTCGACCTCGAGTTCCAAGAGCTCGAAGATCAGTTCAACGCGCGCGGCAAGAAGCGTAAGTGGCCTGCGGCGGTGTTCACCTTCCCGGAGCAGCCGATCGACCTCGACATCGGACGCGGCTCCGACCTCATCGTCGCGCTGAGCGAGCAGGAATGGGTCTTCTACAAGGTCGAGGCGATCGACCACGACGCACGCGAGTTGCGCCTGACCTGGACGCGTGACCACCAGGAGTCGGGTGCGATGCCGACGAGCCTCGTGCACTGGGTGTGGTTCAACGAGGGCGCCAAGCTCGACGCGTTGGAGACCCTCGGTGACCAGATGCTGGCCGGCGCAGCGAACTCCCCGGCGCACGCGTTGCTGCGCCGCGAACCGCCGCGGTTCACCGCAGGGCACGGTCCGGCGTCGGGCGTGTTCGCACCCGATGTCGCCGACATCTCGCAGTGGGCGCAGCATCTCGACGTGTCGGTGGTGCCGGTGCAGGGGCCGCCCGGAACCGGCAAGACCTACACGGGCGCCCGGCTGATTCGAGCGCTGGTCAAGAGTGGCAAGCGCGTCGGTGTGACGGCGATGAGCCACCTCGCGATCGAGAACCTGATGCGTGCCGTGGTCGAACACTTCGTCGAAGAAGGTGACCTCGACGGGCTGCGCGCCGTGCACAAGAACAACGGTGGGCACGTCGAGTCGATCTCGTACGTCAACGACAACGCATCGGTGGCCGACGGTCCGTACGACATCATCGGCGGCACCTCGTGGCTCTTCGCGAGCACGGCGATGCGCAATGCACCGGTCGACGTGCTCGTGGTCGACGAGGCCGGCCAGCTCGGTCTCGCCGACACGATGGCGGCGGCGATCTCGGCGTCGAGCGTGATCCTGCTCGGCGACCCCCAGCAGCTCCCGCAGGTGTCGCAGGCGACGCATCCCAACGGATCGGGAGCCAGCGCGCTCTCACACCTGCTCGACGGCGAGGCCACGATCGGACCCGACCGCGGCGTGTTCCTCGACACGACGTGGCGGATGCACTCCGACGTGAGCGGCTTCATCTCCGACATCACCTACGAGGGGCGGCTCGGCGTCGACCCGTCGTGCGACGCACAGTCGACCGAGATCGGCGGCACCGGTCTGCGCTGGTTGCGAGCGACGCACAATGGCTGCTCCACCTCCTCGGAGGTCGAGGCGCAGTTGATCGCCGAGAAGATCCGGTGGCTGATGAACACGCCGTGGACCGATCAGTACGGCAACGTCGAGAAGCTCCGGCCGAAGGACTTCATGGTCGTCGCGCCCTACAACGATCAGGTGCATCTGATCGACGAGGTGTTCTCCAGTCACAAGCGCCTGGCGAAGGTCGACGTCGGCACCGTCGACAAGTTCCAGGGCCGCGAGGCGGCCGTCGTGTTCTTCTCGATGGCGACGTCGTCGTCCGATCAGATGTCTCGCGCCGCCGACTTCCTGTTCTCGCGCAACCGACTCAACGTCGCCATCAGCCGAGCCCGCTGCTTGGCCTACCTGGTGTGCACCGAGTCACTGCTGTCGACGCGAGCGAAGTCGGTCGACGACATGAAACTCATCGGCTCCCTCTGCGCCTTCGTCGAGCGCGCCGACGAAGTCTGA